The following coding sequences are from one SAR86 cluster bacterium window:
- the trpC gene encoding indole-3-glycerol phosphate synthase TrpC, whose amino-acid sequence MKKSLHDLEELSEQYTKREFTKSIQNKISLNQQAIIAEIKKASPSKGIIRDEFNPVEIATDYERNGASCLSILTDKPFFKGDIDYLDLIRKEVEIPLLRKDFIVDEYQIIETKAFGADCLLLIVAALDKFQLKDFFDYASSINLDVLVEVHNLYELETALTISPNLLGINNRNLSTFEVSIQNSIDLKDNIPETVTLISESGINNASDLKILSEAGINGFLIGELFMKQISPGKALKALISESV is encoded by the coding sequence ATGAAGAAATCTCTACATGATCTTGAAGAGTTGTCGGAACAATATACAAAAAGAGAGTTTACAAAATCAATTCAGAATAAAATTTCTTTAAATCAACAAGCGATTATTGCTGAAATAAAAAAAGCTTCGCCTAGTAAGGGCATCATAAGAGATGAATTCAATCCAGTAGAAATTGCAACTGACTATGAAAGAAACGGCGCATCTTGTTTAAGTATCCTTACTGACAAGCCTTTTTTTAAAGGAGACATTGATTATCTTGATTTGATTAGAAAAGAAGTAGAGATTCCTCTTTTGAGGAAAGATTTCATTGTTGATGAATATCAGATTATCGAGACCAAGGCATTTGGAGCAGACTGTCTCCTTCTTATTGTCGCTGCTTTGGATAAATTTCAATTGAAAGACTTTTTTGATTATGCTTCTTCTATTAATTTAGATGTGCTAGTAGAAGTACATAACCTATATGAACTTGAAACTGCTTTAACCATCTCGCCAAATCTTCTCGGTATTAATAATAGAAATCTATCTACATTTGAAGTAAGCATTCAGAATTCTATAGACTTAAAAGATAATATCCCTGAAACGGTTACTTTAATTTCTGAGAGCGGGATTAACAATGCATCAGATTTAAAAATCCTTTCAGAAGCAGGAATTAATGGATTTTTAATTGGTGAGTTATTTATGAAACAAATTTCTCCTGGAAAAGCTTTAAAAGCGTTAATCTCAGAAAGTGTTTAA
- the trpD gene encoding anthranilate phosphoribosyltransferase: MNIEKIISNVTSGSDLSEDETFQIINAIFEGKISEEKIISFLQALSEKGESVEEIVGAVKSMRKHSIKVNTNLKDLVDCCGTGGLGKNIMNISTCSAFVAAAGGVKIAKHGNRTSTGVSGSADILEAAGVNISIDSEQVSKCLESVGIGFMFAQNHHPGMKFVMPARAKIGKKTIFNLLGPLTNPAGALKQNIGVFDKKWIIPITETLKKLGAERALVFHSEDGLDEISAARKTYVAELKKNKIIEFEIEPEDFDIENFDINLLKVTSAKDSYEKVMKTLDGSFPAGEEIIKLNAAAIIYTSGLASSIDHGFSIAEKIIHSGKANEKLQALIEISNSFK, from the coding sequence ATGAATATAGAAAAAATAATTTCAAATGTTACTAGCGGCTCAGATCTTAGTGAAGATGAAACATTTCAGATAATTAATGCAATCTTCGAGGGAAAAATTTCAGAGGAAAAAATAATTTCTTTCCTTCAAGCATTGTCTGAAAAGGGTGAATCTGTTGAAGAAATCGTAGGCGCCGTAAAAAGTATGCGCAAACATTCAATTAAAGTTAATACTAATCTTAAAGACTTAGTAGATTGTTGTGGAACAGGTGGTTTGGGAAAAAATATAATGAATATTTCAACTTGTTCTGCTTTTGTTGCTGCTGCTGGAGGAGTAAAGATAGCAAAGCACGGTAACAGAACCTCCACTGGAGTAAGCGGAAGCGCTGACATTCTGGAAGCAGCAGGAGTAAACATTTCAATTGACTCTGAACAGGTTTCCAAATGTTTAGAATCTGTTGGCATAGGTTTTATGTTTGCTCAAAATCATCATCCAGGCATGAAATTTGTCATGCCAGCCAGAGCAAAAATAGGAAAAAAAACAATATTCAATTTACTTGGACCATTGACAAATCCAGCAGGAGCATTAAAACAAAACATAGGAGTATTTGATAAGAAATGGATAATCCCAATTACTGAAACTTTGAAAAAACTTGGCGCTGAGAGAGCATTGGTCTTCCACTCAGAAGATGGTTTGGATGAGATTAGTGCTGCTAGAAAAACTTATGTCGCAGAATTAAAAAAAAATAAAATTATAGAGTTTGAAATAGAACCTGAGGATTTTGATATTGAAAATTTTGATATCAATCTTTTAAAAGTTACCTCTGCAAAAGATAGTTATGAGAAAGTTATGAAGACTTTAGACGGATCTTTCCCAGCTGGAGAGGAAATAATCAAATTAAATGCTGCAGCAATTATTTATACTTCAGGCCTCGCGAGTTCAATTGATCATGGATTTTCGATTGCTGAAAAAATAATACATTCAGGAAAAGCAAATGAAAAACTTCAAGCATTAATAGAAATCTCAAATAGCTTCAAATGA
- a CDS encoding aminodeoxychorismate/anthranilate synthase component II produces MLLMIDNYDSFTYNLVQYFGELGQEVKVFRNDEISIEDVQNLNPEYLVISPGPCAPKQAGVSLELIKTFKGKFPILGVCLGHQAIGEAFGGKIIKAPVPMHGKLSRIKHDANFLFRGIDDNFTVTRYHSLIIDPGSLPNEVLVNATSEDGIIMGVHHESLKVAGVQFHPESIKTQNGKKILSNFLDLK; encoded by the coding sequence ATGCTTTTGATGATTGATAATTATGATTCTTTTACTTATAACCTAGTTCAATATTTTGGCGAGCTTGGACAAGAGGTAAAAGTTTTCAGAAATGATGAAATCTCAATAGAAGATGTTCAGAATTTAAACCCAGAATATTTGGTTATTTCTCCCGGACCTTGTGCTCCAAAACAGGCTGGAGTTTCTCTAGAGCTTATAAAAACTTTCAAAGGAAAATTTCCAATTCTTGGAGTTTGTTTAGGACACCAGGCAATAGGTGAAGCTTTTGGTGGAAAAATTATCAAGGCTCCCGTTCCAATGCATGGGAAACTTTCAAGAATTAAGCATGACGCGAATTTTTTATTTAGAGGAATTGACGATAACTTTACAGTGACTCGCTATCACTCTTTAATTATTGATCCAGGTTCTTTGCCAAATGAAGTTCTTGTGAACGCAACTTCTGAAGACGGAATTATTATGGGCGTCCATCACGAGAGTTTAAAAGTAGCCGGCGTTCAATTTCATCCAGAATCTATAAAAACTCAAAATGGAAAAAAAATATTATCGAATTTTTTGGATTTAAAATGA
- the trpE gene encoding anthranilate synthase component I encodes MKRKTFFKKIPSEEITPLEIYMRFLDDKNSYFFESVEGGEKWAKYSIIGLPTDKKIKLSDSPLDEIDDFMKSQKVERIEGLPDFTGGLVGYFSYDTIRHIEKKFSNSKKPQLNYAEISLMISDELIVYDNYEKNLFIIVNDFEKNEKLANSRIDEILQQINTPLEDQENSKKNKIEFSSSVSKKDYLQNVKKIKNYILEGDVMQVVYGQEFSTNFEGSPMSLYKALRKLNPSPYMYFLKIDDLHIVGASPEILVRLQNNQVTVRPIAGTVKRGKDETEDQELAKILLNDEKEIAEHLMLIDLGRNDVGRIANIGSVETTDQMVIEKYSHVMHLVSNVIGDLKQGQSAIDVLKATLPAGTLSGAPKVRAMEIIEELEPDRRGVYGGAIGYLSWTGNMDTAIAIRTAIIQKNVLKVRAGGGIVHDSDPEAEYQESLNKAQSIFNALEEMD; translated from the coding sequence ATGAAACGTAAAACTTTTTTTAAAAAAATTCCTAGTGAAGAAATTACTCCCTTAGAAATTTACATGAGATTTTTGGATGATAAAAATTCTTATTTTTTTGAGAGCGTTGAAGGCGGAGAGAAATGGGCCAAATATTCTATTATTGGGTTGCCTACAGACAAAAAAATAAAATTATCTGATTCTCCGCTTGATGAAATTGACGATTTTATGAAGTCTCAAAAAGTTGAAAGAATTGAAGGTTTGCCAGATTTTACCGGCGGTCTAGTAGGATACTTTAGTTACGACACAATCAGACACATTGAAAAAAAATTTAGCAATTCTAAAAAACCCCAATTAAATTATGCCGAAATTTCTTTGATGATTTCTGATGAATTAATAGTTTATGATAATTATGAAAAAAATTTATTTATTATTGTTAACGACTTTGAGAAAAATGAGAAGCTAGCTAATTCAAGAATAGATGAAATTCTCCAACAAATTAACACACCACTTGAAGATCAAGAAAACTCAAAAAAAAATAAAATTGAATTCAGTTCGTCAGTTTCAAAAAAAGATTATTTACAAAACGTAAAAAAAATTAAAAATTACATTCTCGAAGGTGACGTTATGCAGGTTGTCTATGGTCAGGAATTCTCTACAAATTTTGAAGGTTCTCCAATGTCTCTTTATAAGGCGCTGAGAAAGCTAAACCCTTCTCCTTATATGTATTTTCTTAAGATAGATGATCTTCATATTGTAGGAGCTTCTCCAGAAATTTTAGTTAGATTACAAAATAATCAAGTCACCGTGAGACCAATTGCAGGAACAGTTAAAAGAGGGAAGGATGAAACAGAAGATCAAGAATTAGCAAAAATATTACTTAATGACGAAAAAGAAATTGCTGAACATTTAATGCTGATAGATTTAGGAAGAAATGATGTAGGAAGGATTGCAAATATTGGTAGCGTTGAAACGACGGATCAAATGGTTATTGAAAAGTACTCTCACGTAATGCATTTAGTTTCTAATGTCATAGGCGACTTAAAACAAGGACAATCAGCAATTGACGTGCTAAAAGCAACCTTACCAGCAGGAACTCTTTCTGGAGCTCCTAAAGTAAGAGCAATGGAAATTATTGAAGAGCTTGAACCCGATAGGAGGGGAGTTTACGGAGGAGCAATTGGTTACCTTTCTTGGACGGGAAATATGGATACAGCGATAGCTATAAGAACAGCGATTATTCAAAAAAATGTATTAAAAGTAAGAGCTGGAGGAGGAATCGTGCACGACTCAGATCCTGAAGCAGAGTATCAAGAATCTTTAAACAAAGCTCAATCTATCTTTAATGCTCTTGAGGAGATGGATTAA
- a CDS encoding DUF192 domain-containing protein: MRLKLLGIIFLSIHSAFGFAETNCEEDYSYDNNSKSCVKFLISDIDRKKGLMFKKELKPNHQLHFLWKDEQVRCMWMKNTSIPIDILFIDQDKELVLEKGIPYSKERICHEAIIVVEANRGELSKKFGLNYQ, encoded by the coding sequence ATGCGGTTAAAACTCTTAGGGATAATTTTTCTTAGCATCCATTCAGCTTTTGGATTTGCTGAAACTAATTGCGAAGAAGACTACTCCTATGACAATAATTCTAAAAGTTGCGTTAAGTTTCTAATCAGTGACATTGACAGAAAAAAAGGATTAATGTTTAAGAAAGAATTAAAACCGAACCACCAACTTCATTTTCTGTGGAAAGATGAACAAGTGAGATGTATGTGGATGAAAAATACAAGTATTCCGATAGATATTTTATTCATAGATCAGGACAAGGAGTTAGTGCTTGAAAAAGGAATTCCCTACTCAAAAGAAAGAATTTGTCATGAAGCCATAATTGTGGTCGAAGCAAATAGGGGGGAATTATCAAAAAAATTTGGCCTGAATTATCAGTAA
- the rpe gene encoding ribulose-phosphate 3-epimerase — protein sequence MSKQSNVIAPSILSADFARLGEEVKDVLRAGADWIHFDVMDNHFVPNLTVGPMVCESLRKNDINCPIDVHLMVEPVDDLIKMFADSGATSITFHPEASKDPEKSLELIENLGCKPGLVLNPDISLNVLKPFLKDLYIVLLMSVFPGFGGQKFIPEVIEKIRDLRNLIDESEKKIRLEVDGGVNSDNVSQISLAGADTFVAGSAIFNHKNYSHAVKTLRDNFS from the coding sequence ATGTCTAAACAATCAAACGTAATAGCCCCCTCAATTTTATCAGCTGATTTTGCAAGGTTAGGCGAAGAAGTAAAAGATGTGCTCAGAGCCGGAGCAGACTGGATTCACTTCGATGTTATGGATAATCATTTTGTCCCAAACCTGACTGTTGGCCCAATGGTTTGTGAATCTTTAAGAAAAAACGATATCAATTGTCCCATTGACGTCCACTTAATGGTAGAGCCAGTAGATGACCTTATTAAAATGTTTGCTGACAGCGGTGCTACTTCTATCACTTTTCATCCTGAAGCATCTAAGGATCCTGAGAAGTCTCTCGAGCTTATTGAAAATCTTGGTTGCAAACCCGGATTAGTTTTAAATCCAGATATATCATTAAATGTTTTAAAACCATTTTTAAAGGATCTTTATATAGTTTTATTGATGAGCGTTTTTCCTGGATTTGGCGGTCAAAAATTTATTCCAGAAGTTATAGAAAAAATAAGAGATCTGAGAAACTTGATTGATGAGAGTGAGAAAAAAATACGCTTAGAAGTCGATGGTGGAGTAAATTCAGATAACGTCTCTCAAATTTCTCTAGCAGGTGCAGATACTTTTGTCGCAGGATCCGCTATCTTCAATCACAAAAATTATTCCCATGCGGTTAAAACTCTTAGGGATAATTTTTCTTAG
- a CDS encoding nucleotidyltransferase family protein gives MKAFILAAGKGERLKPLTNDCPKPLILIKGKPLLEWNLIKLRSAGINEVVINLHYLGEEIIKYFGNGKSFDMKIVYSEESELLGTGGALIHAKKYLDNSPFLLMSGDLWTNYPLQRLISYKTKSKAHLISVREKLNRHGDFDLLDSKINIELSKKEYTYSGISLINPEIIPQEIPSNKELWKDLLLPYAKRKLLSGEVFQGVVKNINEKSDIEELDVLIAE, from the coding sequence ATGAAGGCGTTTATCTTAGCAGCAGGTAAAGGAGAAAGGCTTAAACCTTTAACAAATGATTGTCCAAAACCACTTATATTAATTAAAGGTAAGCCTTTATTGGAGTGGAATTTAATAAAACTTAGAAGCGCTGGAATTAACGAAGTTGTAATTAACTTGCACTATTTAGGAGAAGAAATAATTAAATATTTTGGAAATGGAAAATCTTTTGATATGAAAATAGTATATTCAGAAGAAAGTGAATTATTAGGTACGGGCGGGGCGTTAATTCATGCAAAAAAATATTTAGATAATTCACCTTTTCTTCTTATGAGTGGAGATTTATGGACTAATTATCCCCTTCAACGATTAATTTCTTATAAAACAAAGAGCAAAGCTCATCTTATTTCAGTAAGAGAAAAATTAAATCGTCATGGAGATTTTGATTTACTGGATTCCAAAATTAATATTGAATTGAGTAAAAAAGAATACACTTATTCAGGAATATCTCTTATAAATCCAGAAATAATCCCTCAAGAGATTCCAAGCAATAAAGAACTATGGAAAGACTTATTATTGCCCTATGCTAAAAGAAAACTTTTGTCAGGGGAGGTCTTTCAAGGTGTGGTAAAAAACATTAATGAAAAAAGCGATATCGAAGAGTTAGACGTCTTAATCGCTGAATAG
- a CDS encoding phosphotransferase, with the protein MNLEINSEQDSWLENSLKYLNFGRIAKQEKLRIESSQRSFFRITSKDYNSIILMVVPHGIDESVRSFVDKAEIFKKYSVNVPNVYSYDLKLGLILVEDFGDNIYQYNLQEDPDYFYEKAINELVNIQSIKKDVKNFNRLDQKLFSDNWILFEDFFYKSFLELSDYNILSSIKDKYEFVCSELLDQPQVICHYDFECRNLILTPSGKAGVLDFQDALNGPIGLDLASLFKDLYYEWPQERVSKWYKIYLNKIKENLGIELKYETLVKYIDFASIQRQVRILGKLSQVFEELDRKERLKDFPTLLGYLINTSAKYDELRNLSIGMTDLKNPLQNKMEAVLI; encoded by the coding sequence TTGAATCTAGAAATAAATTCTGAACAAGATAGTTGGCTTGAAAACTCTTTAAAGTACCTAAACTTTGGAAGGATTGCTAAACAAGAAAAATTAAGAATTGAATCTAGTCAGAGAAGCTTCTTTAGAATAACTTCAAAAGACTATAACTCTATTATTTTGATGGTTGTTCCTCATGGGATTGATGAGTCTGTGCGTTCTTTCGTAGACAAGGCGGAAATATTCAAAAAATATAGTGTTAATGTTCCAAATGTCTATTCATATGATTTAAAGCTCGGATTAATATTAGTAGAAGACTTTGGGGACAATATTTATCAATATAATTTGCAAGAAGATCCAGATTATTTTTACGAAAAGGCAATAAATGAATTGGTAAATATTCAGTCAATCAAGAAAGATGTCAAGAATTTTAACAGGCTAGATCAAAAATTATTTAGTGATAATTGGATTCTATTCGAAGACTTCTTTTATAAAAGTTTTTTAGAACTTTCTGATTACAATATTCTCTCTTCAATAAAGGATAAATATGAATTTGTGTGTAGTGAATTACTCGATCAGCCTCAAGTGATATGTCATTATGATTTTGAATGTAGAAATTTAATTTTAACTCCATCTGGAAAAGCAGGAGTTTTAGATTTTCAAGATGCTTTGAATGGTCCCATAGGTTTAGATTTGGCTTCACTATTTAAAGATCTCTATTATGAGTGGCCACAAGAAAGAGTTTCCAAATGGTATAAAATTTATTTGAACAAAATCAAAGAAAACCTTGGGATAGAACTTAAATATGAAACTTTAGTCAAATATATTGATTTCGCAAGTATTCAAAGACAAGTGAGAATTTTGGGTAAACTTTCTCAAGTCTTTGAAGAACTTGATAGAAAAGAAAGGTTGAAAGACTTTCCAACATTACTAGGCTACTTGATCAATACGTCTGCAAAATATGATGAATTAAGAAACTTATCTATTGGAATGACTGATTTAAAAAATCCCCTTCAAAATAAAATGGAAGCAGTTCTAATATGA
- a CDS encoding NAD(P)-dependent oxidoreductase produces MTNLNNKTLFVSGASRGIGLAIAKRAAQDGANIILAAKTADPHPKLPGTIYTAAEEIEQAGGKAFPVICDIRSEEQVDNAVSSGAEQFGGIDICINNASAIQLTGTLQTDMKRYDLMNQINARGTFLTSKKCLPHLLKSDNPHILNLSPPLDMKPHWFSNHVAYTIAKYGMSLCVLGMAEEFKEQGVAVNALWPRTAIATAAVQNVLGGDEMSKISRTPEIMADAAHVILTKNSNEFSGNFCIDDNLLAENGVKDFSKYASVPFAELAPDFFVPEDIPAPDEAKNS; encoded by the coding sequence ATGACAAACTTAAATAATAAAACCTTATTTGTTTCTGGTGCCAGCAGAGGAATTGGCCTGGCTATAGCTAAACGTGCAGCTCAAGACGGAGCTAATATAATTTTGGCAGCCAAAACTGCTGATCCTCACCCTAAACTACCTGGAACAATTTACACCGCTGCAGAAGAGATAGAGCAAGCCGGCGGAAAAGCTTTCCCTGTTATATGTGACATTAGATCAGAGGAACAGGTAGATAATGCGGTTTCCTCAGGAGCTGAACAATTTGGAGGGATTGATATTTGTATTAATAACGCAAGCGCAATTCAGCTGACAGGAACTTTGCAAACTGATATGAAAAGATACGATTTAATGAATCAAATAAATGCTAGGGGAACTTTCTTAACATCCAAGAAATGTTTACCTCATTTATTAAAGTCAGATAATCCTCACATTCTCAATCTTTCCCCACCTTTAGACATGAAACCCCATTGGTTTTCTAATCATGTCGCATACACGATTGCAAAATACGGCATGAGCTTGTGTGTTTTAGGAATGGCAGAAGAGTTTAAAGAACAGGGCGTGGCAGTTAACGCCTTATGGCCCAGAACAGCAATTGCTACAGCTGCAGTTCAAAACGTTTTGGGAGGAGATGAAATGTCTAAAATTTCAAGAACTCCCGAGATAATGGCTGATGCAGCACATGTAATATTGACAAAAAATTCTAACGAATTTTCTGGAAATTTCTGCATCGATGACAATCTTTTAGCAGAAAACGGTGTTAAAGATTTTTCTAAATACGCTTCCGTTCCTTTTGCAGAACTTGCTCCTGATTTTTTTGTTCCAGAAGATATTCCTGCACCTGATGAAGCCAAAAATAGTTAG
- the lptD gene encoding LPS assembly protein LptD, with the protein MFPFSNNYLSKHKIFFLVLFYITGNNLLSQNINYSAGKISSDANKRLILEQSVKLNIDNIAISTEKLIIDQEKEIGIAKEISFKIEENNFWGEAEKLNFSKENVSFQDTKFSLCPCYEKIWWIEASEIKFSEDKESIEFKDAKLIVNEFTLGAWPSGSFPSSSKKRSGFLLPEINISNKSGVDLSVPYYMVIKENLDTTFEPRYITKRGFGLSNEFRYLTNKLNGVLNSSILFNDNEYQYDYTENSFRWAVGLKHTQVLKKNLFLQIDYGNVSDAFFINDFGSDFSGVSKTLYTPQKLVVSSFTENTETKLILNSFKIIDPIGANQYQELPKIEFSYFDSLESFNIGLETSFSIYRKGGAFRENSKERIKVLNLTPSFNFSHQGRVLFTEISGRIINSAFDFEGFTFNRTQPQLNFQVSANLLRENPIDTGYLKPYLIIMYAPEKNQKNLPLIDSGIFLDNINLNNSPLFSKNLLPEQKDIVFGFKNTIFSNSKKLFDLEVSKKISSVDGLKYSNEVFDLPEPIEINLRNYSLKNTILGFNLKIDEKSKFNTANLKFSQKYKSSSLKLNYFWAKNITSYLLNNFFEKKLNQIDAEYKFEFSEKYLMSTKFIYDIENSNLTNTILGMEYENPGLKLGFALIHSKELDWIKVINQSVFENYNQESFRIYFELKGLGSLGRPVENYLKRRTLN; encoded by the coding sequence ATGTTTCCATTTTCCAATAACTACTTAAGCAAACATAAAATTTTTTTTCTAGTTCTTTTCTACATAACTGGAAATAATTTACTTTCTCAAAATATTAATTATTCGGCTGGAAAAATTTCGTCAGATGCAAATAAAAGACTAATTCTTGAACAATCTGTGAAATTGAATATAGACAATATTGCTATATCAACAGAAAAATTAATCATTGACCAAGAAAAAGAAATTGGAATTGCAAAAGAGATCTCATTCAAGATTGAAGAAAATAATTTTTGGGGAGAGGCAGAAAAATTAAATTTTTCGAAAGAAAATGTTTCTTTTCAAGATACAAAATTTTCCTTATGCCCTTGTTATGAAAAGATTTGGTGGATAGAAGCATCCGAAATAAAATTTTCAGAAGATAAGGAATCAATAGAATTCAAAGATGCCAAACTTATAGTAAATGAATTCACACTCGGTGCATGGCCAAGCGGCAGCTTTCCATCAAGCTCAAAAAAAAGAAGTGGATTTCTTCTACCAGAAATAAATATCTCAAATAAATCTGGAGTAGATCTTTCTGTGCCCTACTACATGGTAATAAAAGAAAATTTGGATACAACCTTTGAGCCTAGATACATAACTAAAAGAGGATTTGGTCTTTCAAACGAATTTAGATACTTAACAAATAAACTTAATGGAGTTTTAAATAGTTCAATTTTATTTAACGATAATGAATACCAATACGACTATACTGAAAATTCTTTTAGATGGGCGGTTGGTCTAAAGCATACACAAGTGCTTAAGAAAAATTTGTTTTTACAGATTGATTATGGAAACGTAAGTGACGCTTTTTTTATTAATGATTTTGGGTCTGACTTCAGCGGTGTGTCTAAAACTTTATATACACCACAAAAATTAGTAGTCTCATCTTTTACAGAAAACACTGAGACTAAATTAATTCTAAATTCTTTTAAAATTATTGATCCTATCGGAGCAAATCAATATCAGGAACTTCCTAAAATTGAATTTTCTTATTTTGATTCACTTGAGTCGTTTAACATAGGGCTAGAAACTAGTTTCTCAATTTATAGAAAAGGAGGAGCCTTTAGGGAAAATTCGAAAGAAAGAATAAAAGTGCTTAATTTAACTCCTAGTTTTAATTTTAGTCACCAAGGAAGAGTTCTATTTACTGAAATCTCTGGAAGAATAATTAATAGTGCATTTGATTTTGAAGGATTCACTTTTAATAGAACACAACCTCAACTAAATTTTCAGGTATCTGCCAATCTTCTCAGAGAAAATCCTATTGATACTGGGTATCTTAAACCATACCTGATCATAATGTATGCTCCCGAAAAAAATCAGAAAAATCTTCCTTTAATAGATTCTGGAATTTTTTTAGACAACATAAATCTAAACAATTCTCCTCTTTTTAGTAAAAACTTACTGCCTGAACAAAAAGACATAGTTTTTGGTTTCAAAAATACTATTTTCTCAAACAGTAAAAAATTATTTGATCTTGAAGTTTCAAAAAAGATTAGCTCTGTTGATGGCTTAAAATATTCCAATGAAGTTTTTGATTTGCCTGAGCCAATTGAAATAAATTTAAGAAATTATTCTTTGAAAAATACTATTCTAGGATTTAACCTTAAGATTGATGAAAAAAGTAAATTCAATACTGCGAATCTTAAGTTCTCTCAAAAATACAAGTCGTCCTCTCTGAAATTAAATTATTTTTGGGCCAAAAATATAACCTCTTATCTTTTAAATAATTTTTTTGAAAAAAAATTAAATCAAATAGATGCAGAATATAAATTTGAGTTTTCTGAGAAGTATTTGATGAGTACAAAGTTCATTTATGATATTGAAAATTCGAATCTGACAAATACTATTTTAGGTATGGAATATGAAAATCCAGGATTGAAATTAGGATTTGCATTAATTCATTCTAAAGAATTAGATTGGATAAAGGTTATTAATCAAAGTGTCTTTGAAAATTATAATCAAGAAAGTTTTAGAATTTATTTTGAATTAAAAGGTCTAGGATCTTTAGGAAGACCTGTAGAAAACTATCTTAAAAGAAGGACTTTGAACTAA
- a CDS encoding peptidylprolyl isomerase, producing the protein MKILKIFLFLFISDILYSERVNLDKIIAIAGDGIVMESQLNEAKENYLENYKVANPTQPLPPEDFIEERILENLIIEELQIQRAFKAGVRISDQELNESMSRLAANNNLSLLDFKKEIESQGQSYEKLRKEIKKEMIISRVQRGMVGPKIFISDQELNNFINSTDGQNLLVVEYKLDQILVKEEEKANEIISSLNQGKDFKKLKLENDQSKETENEIIWNRISNIPTLFADTVTSMQLGEFQGPIKSGAGFHILFLEDKRGDTVKIEDQVLSRHILIQTSEVRSQSQAKKLIYEIKEKLINGESFEILARLYSDDPGSKLDGGILDWSSTDKYATAFKNALDNSKINEVTEPFESSFGWHIAEVLDRRSEDVSIEIQKNKAYRILFERKFQEQLETSLQEMRSQSFVEIKKRT; encoded by the coding sequence ATGAAAATTTTAAAAATATTTCTTTTTTTATTTATATCCGACATTCTCTATTCTGAAAGAGTAAATCTAGACAAAATAATTGCCATTGCTGGAGATGGGATTGTTATGGAATCACAACTGAATGAGGCTAAGGAAAATTATCTTGAGAACTATAAAGTTGCAAATCCAACTCAACCTCTTCCCCCTGAAGATTTTATTGAAGAGAGAATTTTAGAAAACTTGATTATTGAAGAACTGCAAATCCAAAGAGCTTTTAAAGCCGGTGTGAGAATCAGTGATCAAGAATTGAATGAATCGATGTCGAGGCTAGCAGCTAATAATAATTTAAGTCTTTTAGACTTTAAGAAAGAAATAGAATCTCAAGGTCAATCTTATGAAAAACTAAGGAAAGAGATAAAAAAAGAAATGATCATTTCAAGAGTTCAAAGAGGAATGGTTGGTCCAAAAATATTTATATCTGATCAAGAATTAAATAACTTTATAAATTCAACTGACGGACAAAATTTATTAGTAGTAGAGTATAAATTGGATCAAATACTCGTAAAAGAAGAAGAAAAAGCAAATGAAATAATTTCTTCCTTAAATCAGGGAAAAGATTTTAAAAAATTAAAGTTAGAAAATGATCAATCTAAAGAAACTGAAAATGAAATTATTTGGAACAGAATTTCAAACATACCAACTTTATTTGCTGATACAGTAACTTCGATGCAACTTGGAGAGTTTCAAGGACCAATTAAAAGTGGTGCCGGATTTCATATCCTATTTTTAGAGGATAAAAGAGGCGATACAGTAAAAATTGAGGATCAAGTTCTTTCTAGGCATATTCTAATTCAAACATCTGAGGTAAGAAGCCAAAGTCAAGCTAAAAAACTTATTTACGAAATAAAGGAGAAGTTAATAAATGGAGAATCTTTTGAAATTCTAGCGAGACTTTACTCTGACGATCCTGGGTCAAAGTTAGATGGTGGGATACTAGATTGGTCTTCGACAGATAAATATGCCACTGCCTTTAAAAATGCTTTGGATAATTCTAAAATTAATGAAGTGACAGAGCCTTTTGAAAGTTCTTTTGGATGGCATATAGCTGAAGTCTTGGATAGAAGAAGTGAAGATGTTTCAATTGAAATCCAAAAAAATAAAGCATATAGAATTCTTTTTGAAAGAAAATTTCAAGAACAATTGGAAACTTCTCTTCAAGAAATGCGCTCTCAATCATTCGTAGAAATTAAAAAAAGAACATGA